A single genomic interval of Tursiops truncatus isolate mTurTru1 chromosome 16, mTurTru1.mat.Y, whole genome shotgun sequence harbors:
- the SCD gene encoding stearoyl-CoA desaturase, with protein MPAHLLQEEISSSYTTTTTITAPPSRLLQNGGGKLEKAPLYLEEDIRPEIRDDIYDPSYQDKEGPNPKLEYVWRNIILMSVLHLGALYGITWIPTCKMYTLLWAFFYYLISALGVTAGAHRLWSHRSYKARLPLRLFLIIANTMAFQNDVYEWARDHRAHHKFSETHADPHNSRRGFFFSHVGWLLVRKHPEVKEKGGLLNLSDLKAEKLLVFQRRYYKPAVLLMCFILPTLVPWYCWGETFPHSLLVATFLRYAVVLNATWLVNSAAHLYGYRPYDKTINPRENLLVSLGAVGEGFHNYHHSFPYDYSASEYRWHINFTTFFIDCMAAIGLAYDRKKVSKAAVLARIKRTGDESYKSG; from the exons ATGCCGGCCCACTTGCTGCAGGAGGAG ATCTCTAGCTCCtacacaaccaccaccaccatcacagcgCCTCCCTCCAGGCTCCTGCAGAATGGAGGGGGGAAGCTGGAGAAGGCTCCCCTATACTTGGAAGAAGACATCCGCCCTGAAATAAGAGATGACATCTATGACCCAAGCTACCAGGATAAGGAGGGCCCAAATCCCAAGCTTGAGTATGTCTGGAGAAACATCATCCTCATGTCTGTGCTACACTTGGGAGCCCTGTATGGGATCACATGGATCCCCACCTGCAAAATGTACACCTTGCTCTGGG CGTTTTTCTACTATCTGATTAGTGCCCTGGGCGTCACAGCAGGAGCCCATCGCCTGTGGAGTCACCGAAGTTACAAAGCTCGGCTGCCCCTGCGCCTCTTCCTGATCATCGCCAACACGATGGCATTCCAG AATGACGTTTACGAATGGGCCCGAGATCACCGTGCCCACCACAAGTTTTCGGAAACACATGCTGATCCCCACAATTCCCGACGTGGCTTTTTCTTCTCTCACGTGGGTTGGCTGCTTGTGCGCAAACACCCAGAAGTCAAAGAGAAGGGTGGTTTGCTAAACTTATCTGACCTAAAAGCTGAGAAGCTGTTGGTGTTCCAGAGGAG GTACTACAAACCCGCTGTCCTGTTGATGTGCTTCATCCTGCCCACACTCGTGCCCTGGTACTGCTGGGGTGAAACTTTTCCACACAGCCTGTTAGTCGCCACCTTCTTGCGTTATGCCGTTGTGCTCAATGCCACCTGGCTGGTGAACAGTGCTGCCCACCTGTATGGATACCGCCCTTATGACAAGACCATTAACCCCCGAGAGAATCTCCTGGTTTCACTGGGAGCTGTAG GTGAGGGCTTCCACAACTACCACCACTCCTTTCCCTATGACTACTCTGCCAGTGAATACCGCTGGCACATCAACTTTACCACGTTCTTCATCGATTGCATGGCTGCCATCGGTCTGGCTTATGACCGAAAGAAAGTATCCAAGGCTGCCGTCTTGGCCAGGATTAAAAGAACTGGAGATGAAAGCTACAAGAGTGGCTGA